In the genome of Paenibacillus sp. FSL R5-0766, one region contains:
- the jag gene encoding RNA-binding cell elongation regulator Jag/EloR, which translates to MTKVITSGKTVEDAVNQGLTELGVSRDKVEIQVLEQPSKGFLGLFGVRAAKVEVKLMPVPEVVPQPIKPAAYKSEVDALLEDVAAKNPYEEAAAFLKEVAAGMGLDVEVHIKKQRDGHIFNIAGEDLGMIIGRRGQTLDALQYLTNIVANRYSESFVRIVLDAENFRQRRRKTLEDLAERLAGQAIRTGKEVVLEPMPPLERKVIHAKLQNHPQIKTLSKGEEPNRRVVITTK; encoded by the coding sequence ATGACCAAAGTCATTACGTCAGGAAAAACCGTTGAAGATGCTGTAAACCAAGGATTGACCGAGCTTGGCGTAAGTCGGGACAAGGTCGAGATACAAGTGTTAGAGCAGCCGTCAAAAGGATTCCTGGGTTTGTTCGGGGTGAGGGCGGCCAAAGTTGAAGTTAAATTAATGCCTGTACCGGAAGTTGTTCCACAGCCGATCAAGCCAGCTGCATACAAATCTGAAGTAGATGCATTACTCGAGGATGTTGCAGCTAAAAATCCCTATGAAGAAGCGGCTGCTTTCTTGAAAGAGGTCGCAGCAGGTATGGGACTGGATGTTGAAGTGCATATCAAAAAACAGCGGGATGGACATATCTTCAATATTGCTGGTGAAGATCTGGGCATGATTATTGGCAGACGTGGACAGACGCTGGATGCGCTTCAGTATCTAACGAACATTGTAGCGAACCGATATTCGGAAAGCTTCGTTCGAATTGTGCTCGACGCGGAGAATTTCCGTCAACGTCGGCGGAAGACGCTGGAGGATCTGGCTGAACGGTTGGCTGGACAAGCAATCCGTACCGGTAAGGAAGTTGTACTGGAACCAATGCCTCCGCTCGAACGAAAAGTCATCCATGCAAAACTGCAAAATCACCCGCAGATTAAGACGTTAAGTAAGGGCGAGGAGCCTAATCGGCGTGTGGTTATTACGACGAAATAA
- the rnpA gene encoding ribonuclease P protein component, protein MYKRLRLRNRADFSRVYRYGKSFANHQFVVYGCRRKDTEQFRVGVSCSKKIGNAVVRNRMRRMIKEIVRHHEHEIVTQMDLIFIVRKGALDMPYKEMEKSLLHAMRKGSLLKSSKR, encoded by the coding sequence GTGTATAAAAGACTGCGTCTACGAAACCGGGCGGACTTTAGCCGCGTATACCGGTATGGGAAATCGTTTGCCAATCATCAATTCGTGGTGTATGGCTGCCGCCGTAAAGATACGGAACAATTCCGGGTAGGTGTATCATGCAGCAAGAAAATCGGAAACGCTGTCGTACGCAACCGGATGAGACGCATGATCAAGGAAATTGTTCGTCATCATGAGCATGAGATCGTCACGCAGATGGATCTGATTTTTATCGTCAGAAAAGGTGCACTGGACATGCCCTATAAGGAAATGGAAAAAAGCCTGCTACATGCGATGCGAAAGGGCTCTCTTTTGAAGTCGAGCAAGCGGTAA
- the mnmE gene encoding tRNA uridine-5-carboxymethylaminomethyl(34) synthesis GTPase MnmE, which produces MISDTITAISTAVGEAGIAVIRVSGPDAVSETEKIFRSKTPLTQAASHTVHYGHIIDPVNGEKIEEVLVTVMRAPRSFTTEDVVEISAHGGVVSVKRVMDLLLQLDIRLAEPGEFTKRAFLNGRIDLSQAEGVMDLIRSKSDRAFSVALKQVEGKLSSKLRDLRYTLVETLAHIEVNIDYPEHDVESLTSDFIKEKSSQVMTEIDKLLTTAEQGKILREGITTAIVGRPNVGKSSLMNTLAQDNRAIVTDIPGTTRDVIEEFITINNIPLKLLDTAGIRETMDVVEKIGVERSRSAVSEADLILMVVNAAEPLHPDEIELLEQIRGRQSIIIMNKMDLTPQVERDVLLRYISEERLVPMSVKDDLGVDRLEDAISTLFFSGKLESADLTYVSNVRHIALLKKAKQSLVDAYEAAEQFIPIDMIQIDVRLAWEHLGEIVGDTAHDALIDQIFSQFCLGK; this is translated from the coding sequence ATGATCAGTGATACGATCACAGCGATATCAACGGCTGTCGGAGAGGCGGGTATCGCCGTGATCCGGGTCAGCGGCCCGGATGCAGTGTCGGAGACGGAAAAGATTTTTCGCAGCAAAACCCCTTTAACCCAGGCAGCATCTCACACGGTTCATTATGGTCATATCATAGATCCCGTTAATGGGGAAAAGATTGAGGAAGTATTGGTTACGGTCATGCGAGCACCTCGGTCTTTCACAACAGAAGATGTCGTGGAGATCAGTGCGCATGGCGGTGTAGTGTCTGTAAAACGGGTCATGGACCTGCTGTTGCAGCTTGATATTCGTCTGGCTGAACCCGGTGAGTTCACGAAGCGTGCTTTCCTTAATGGGCGGATTGACTTGTCTCAGGCTGAAGGTGTCATGGATCTTATTCGTTCCAAATCGGACCGGGCTTTCTCGGTTGCGCTGAAACAAGTTGAAGGCAAACTGTCTTCCAAATTGCGTGATCTACGATATACATTGGTGGAAACACTAGCTCACATTGAAGTGAATATCGATTATCCCGAGCATGATGTGGAGTCGTTAACGTCTGATTTTATTAAAGAGAAGTCCAGTCAGGTTATGACTGAAATTGATAAATTGCTGACTACAGCAGAGCAAGGAAAGATCCTGCGAGAAGGTATTACAACAGCTATCGTTGGACGACCTAACGTAGGTAAATCCTCCTTGATGAATACACTTGCGCAAGACAATCGGGCTATCGTCACGGACATTCCAGGAACAACTCGTGATGTGATCGAGGAGTTCATTACGATCAATAATATCCCACTGAAGTTGCTGGATACGGCAGGAATCCGGGAAACCATGGACGTTGTAGAGAAGATCGGGGTAGAACGCTCTCGTTCTGCGGTAAGTGAAGCCGATCTGATCTTGATGGTTGTGAATGCTGCGGAGCCACTTCATCCCGATGAGATTGAATTATTGGAACAAATCCGCGGTAGACAATCGATAATTATTATGAATAAAATGGACTTAACGCCACAGGTAGAACGTGACGTGCTGCTTCGTTACATTTCGGAAGAACGGCTTGTACCGATGTCGGTGAAAGATGATCTGGGTGTGGATCGACTGGAAGATGCCATCTCTACGCTATTCTTCAGTGGTAAACTGGAGTCCGCAGACCTGACTTATGTCAGTAATGTGCGTCACATTGCTTTGCTCAAAAAAGCGAAGCAGTCCCTGGTTGATGCCTATGAAGCAGCAGAGCAGTTCATTCCGATCGATATGATACAGATTGATGTTCGTTTGGCGTGGGAGCATTTGGGTGAGATTGTTGGAGATACAGCACATGATGCATTAATTGATCAGATTTTCTCCCAGTTCTGTCTAGGAAAGTAA
- the mnmG gene encoding tRNA uridine-5-carboxymethylaminomethyl(34) synthesis enzyme MnmG, producing the protein MAFDGGSYDVIVVGAGHAGVESALAAARMGSKTLMITINLDMVAFMPCNPSIGGPAKGHVVREIDALGGEMGRNIDKTFIQMRMLNTGKGPAVHALRAQADKFSYQHKMKETMENERNLTMRQGMVDQLIVEDGKCVGVVTQTGTEYRAKAVVLTTGTYLRGKVIMGELMYESGPNNQQPSLKLSENLRELGFDLVRFKTGTPPRVHKDTIDFSKTEIQPGDDKPKFFSYETESSDNEQLPCWLTYTSVDTHQIINDNLHRAPMFSGLIEGTGPRYCPSIEDKIVRFSDKPKHQIFLEPEGKNTSEYYVQGLSTSMPEDVQLAMLRSIPGMEKVEMMRNGYAIEYDAMVPTQLWPSLETKRLPGLFTAGQINGTSGYEEAAGQGVMAGINAALKVQGKEPVILDRSQGYIGVLIDDLVTKGTNEPYRLLTSRAEYRLLLRHDNADMRLTEIGHDIGLIPEERYAKFLDKKAKVEQEVARLKVAKARPVEVNAKLEEYGSTPIQDGSTLLTLLRRPELGYELIEQLSPSEVELTADMKEQVEIQIKYAGYIEKQLIHVERLQKMEKKKIPDTIVYDEIHGLAMEAKQKLATIRPISIGQASRIAGVTPADISILLVYLEHYNRVTAARGQ; encoded by the coding sequence ATGGCTTTTGATGGTGGCAGTTATGATGTAATCGTCGTTGGTGCAGGACATGCTGGTGTGGAATCCGCACTGGCCGCAGCTCGTATGGGGTCCAAAACACTAATGATTACTATCAATCTGGACATGGTGGCCTTTATGCCTTGTAACCCATCTATTGGGGGACCGGCCAAAGGACATGTTGTGCGCGAGATTGATGCACTTGGTGGAGAAATGGGACGGAATATCGATAAAACCTTTATTCAGATGCGGATGCTTAACACGGGTAAAGGGCCTGCTGTTCACGCGCTTCGTGCTCAGGCAGATAAATTCTCCTATCAGCATAAAATGAAGGAAACGATGGAGAATGAACGTAATCTGACGATGCGTCAGGGTATGGTTGATCAACTGATCGTTGAAGATGGAAAATGTGTAGGCGTTGTGACTCAGACCGGAACAGAGTATCGGGCTAAAGCGGTCGTTCTGACAACAGGCACATACTTGCGCGGTAAAGTAATTATGGGCGAGTTGATGTATGAGAGTGGACCGAACAATCAACAACCCTCTCTTAAATTGTCAGAGAATCTGCGTGAACTGGGCTTTGATCTGGTTCGTTTCAAAACGGGTACACCACCACGTGTGCATAAGGATACGATTGATTTTAGCAAAACCGAAATTCAGCCTGGTGATGACAAGCCGAAGTTCTTTTCCTATGAAACAGAATCTTCCGATAATGAGCAGTTGCCTTGCTGGTTGACGTATACATCTGTGGATACACATCAGATTATTAATGATAATCTGCATCGTGCTCCGATGTTCTCGGGGCTTATTGAAGGAACCGGACCACGTTATTGCCCTTCCATTGAAGATAAAATTGTTCGTTTCAGCGACAAGCCGAAACATCAGATATTCCTTGAGCCGGAAGGCAAGAACACATCCGAGTATTACGTACAGGGGTTGTCTACGAGTATGCCAGAAGACGTCCAACTGGCTATGCTGCGTTCAATTCCAGGTATGGAAAAAGTGGAAATGATGCGTAATGGTTATGCGATTGAATACGATGCGATGGTGCCTACACAATTGTGGCCTTCACTGGAAACTAAACGTCTACCAGGTCTGTTTACGGCGGGTCAGATTAATGGTACCTCCGGTTATGAAGAAGCAGCAGGACAAGGTGTTATGGCTGGAATCAACGCTGCACTCAAAGTACAGGGGAAAGAGCCGGTAATACTGGATCGTTCCCAAGGTTATATTGGCGTGCTGATTGATGATCTGGTGACAAAGGGTACAAATGAACCGTATCGTCTGTTGACTTCACGCGCTGAGTATCGTCTGTTGCTTCGCCATGATAATGCAGATATGCGTTTGACGGAAATCGGACATGACATTGGCCTGATCCCTGAAGAGCGTTATGCGAAATTCCTGGATAAAAAGGCGAAAGTCGAGCAGGAAGTTGCACGTCTGAAAGTGGCTAAAGCTCGCCCGGTTGAAGTGAATGCCAAGCTGGAAGAGTACGGATCTACACCTATTCAGGATGGCAGTACGTTGCTTACCTTGCTGCGTCGCCCGGAGCTGGGGTATGAACTGATTGAACAGCTCTCACCATCTGAGGTAGAACTGACAGCAGATATGAAAGAACAAGTGGAAATACAAATTAAATATGCGGGTTATATTGAGAAACAATTGATCCACGTGGAACGTTTGCAAAAGATGGAGAAAAAGAAAATTCCGGACACTATCGTATATGATGAGATTCATGGTCTTGCTATGGAAGCCAAACAGAAGCTCGCTACGATTCGTCCAATCTCGATTGGTCAGGCTTCTCGTATTGCTGGAGTTACTCCTGCCGACATCTCCATTCTGCTGGTCTACCTGGAGCATTATAACCGTGTAACCGCAGCAAGGGGACAATAA
- a CDS encoding YidC/Oxa1 family membrane protein insertase, giving the protein MSRLKTSKGKWILLIAVIAMVTVLAGCTPQGAGVTTEDLKNSGSFWQSNVVYWFSLALDTFANWFNGEYGLAVLVMVLIVRTLILPLTMKQVRSSKAMQAIQPQLKEIQAKFKDTPEKVQQETMKLFQENKVNPMAGCLPLLIQMPIYIALYNSIYGNSSLRTHDFLWLQLGEPDHLFILPVLAAITTFIQTWMMMRMNPAQQIGPMQFMLWVYPILIFVMSYQFPSALPLYWFYSNIYTIVQNYFLYRNNDKIVAEVNVKQNSSSKNGAKRKNGGKATVSGKGSKGAKKSK; this is encoded by the coding sequence GTGTCGCGATTGAAGACATCAAAGGGGAAGTGGATTCTCCTCATTGCAGTCATTGCAATGGTCACTGTACTCGCCGGATGTACTCCACAAGGAGCCGGGGTTACTACGGAAGATCTGAAGAATAGTGGCTCATTCTGGCAAAGCAATGTTGTGTACTGGTTCTCACTGGCGCTGGATACATTCGCCAACTGGTTTAACGGTGAATATGGACTGGCTGTCCTCGTGATGGTGCTTATTGTACGGACATTGATTTTACCATTAACAATGAAACAAGTCCGTAGCTCCAAAGCTATGCAGGCGATTCAGCCGCAGCTGAAGGAGATTCAAGCCAAGTTTAAAGATACACCTGAGAAAGTTCAGCAAGAAACAATGAAGTTGTTTCAGGAGAACAAAGTTAATCCGATGGCGGGTTGTCTGCCACTTCTGATTCAGATGCCGATTTATATCGCACTTTATAACTCAATTTACGGAAACTCCAGTCTGAGAACACATGATTTCTTGTGGCTCCAGCTCGGGGAACCGGATCACCTGTTTATTTTGCCAGTGCTGGCTGCCATCACAACATTCATTCAAACATGGATGATGATGCGTATGAACCCTGCACAGCAAATTGGTCCGATGCAGTTTATGCTGTGGGTATACCCAATTTTGATCTTCGTGATGTCTTACCAGTTCCCGTCAGCACTTCCGCTGTACTGGTTCTACAGTAACATCTACACGATCGTGCAAAACTATTTCCTTTACCGGAATAATGATAAAATCGTGGCTGAGGTCAACGTGAAGCAGAATAGCTCTTCCAAAAATGGAGCTAAACGCAAAAACGGTGGCAAAGCGACCGTCTCTGGAAAAGGGTCGAAAGGGGCCAAAAAATCGAAATGA
- the noc gene encoding nucleoid occlusion protein has product MKEQFSKLFGLAERNNGDEIKQIPVNEIVSSPYQPRTIFDDDKIDELLQTIKTHGVIQPIVVRVRNGSYEIIAGERRWRAVRKLGLDTIPAIVREFNDSQAASIALIENLQREGLTSIEEAVAYQKLIDLHQLTQESLAQRLGKSQSTIANKIRLLQLPDGIKAALMERKISERHARALLSLDTEELQMKLLGEIIEKELNVKQTEARVAFYKESSKIKKSRRVSFTKDVRLALNTIRQSIDMVTGSGLDIKTKEADHEDHYEIVIHIPKRK; this is encoded by the coding sequence ATGAAAGAACAATTTTCGAAGTTGTTTGGTTTGGCGGAGCGCAATAACGGAGATGAGATCAAACAGATTCCGGTTAATGAAATTGTGAGCAGCCCATATCAACCCCGTACTATTTTTGATGATGATAAAATTGATGAGTTGTTGCAGACGATCAAAACACATGGTGTAATTCAGCCTATTGTCGTTCGCGTGCGAAATGGATCATATGAGATTATTGCCGGGGAACGTCGCTGGCGTGCAGTTCGAAAATTGGGTTTGGATACGATTCCGGCTATTGTGCGTGAATTCAACGACTCTCAGGCCGCATCCATTGCACTGATTGAGAACTTGCAGCGTGAAGGATTGACCTCAATTGAGGAAGCTGTCGCTTATCAGAAGCTAATCGACTTGCATCAATTGACACAGGAAAGTCTGGCACAACGACTCGGCAAAAGCCAGTCAACCATCGCGAACAAAATTCGGTTGTTACAGCTTCCGGACGGCATTAAGGCCGCATTGATGGAACGCAAAATTTCTGAACGGCATGCAAGAGCATTACTTTCTCTGGATACGGAAGAACTGCAGATGAAGTTGCTCGGTGAGATTATCGAAAAAGAATTGAATGTGAAACAGACAGAGGCACGTGTTGCCTTCTACAAGGAATCTTCCAAGATTAAAAAATCTAGACGTGTTTCCTTTACCAAGGATGTAAGGCTTGCACTTAATACAATTCGCCAATCCATTGATATGGTAACTGGCTCTGGTCTGGACATCAAAACCAAAGAAGCAGACCATGAGGATCATTATGAGATCGTTATCCATATTCCAAAACGCAAATAA
- the rsmG gene encoding 16S rRNA (guanine(527)-N(7))-methyltransferase RsmG, with protein MDDIQQQLQRRLKKHGLELGELQLEQFELYYQELVSWNEKMNLTGITDREQVYTKHFYDSVSLAFYTDMTKVNKLADIGSGAGFPGLPLKICFPHIKLTIIDSLNKRIGFLQHVVDILGLTDVELVHGRAEEIGRKEGYRDSYDLVTARAVAKLAVLNEFCLPFVRKGGMFAAMKGGDPRDEMKEAEFSFNQLKGRVKAVHPFQLPVEESERHIILIQKFDKTPYKYPRKPGTPMKTPLI; from the coding sequence ATGGACGATATTCAACAGCAACTGCAGCGGCGCTTAAAGAAACATGGATTAGAGCTGGGAGAACTCCAATTGGAGCAATTCGAACTGTATTATCAGGAACTGGTATCCTGGAATGAAAAGATGAATCTGACCGGTATCACGGATCGGGAGCAAGTGTATACCAAGCATTTCTATGATTCGGTATCGCTGGCCTTTTATACAGACATGACCAAAGTGAATAAGCTTGCTGACATTGGATCTGGAGCGGGTTTTCCAGGATTACCACTGAAGATCTGTTTCCCGCATATTAAGCTTACGATCATTGATTCATTAAATAAACGTATTGGCTTTCTACAGCATGTGGTAGATATCCTTGGCCTGACTGATGTGGAATTGGTCCATGGACGTGCTGAAGAGATTGGACGCAAAGAAGGGTATCGTGACAGCTACGATCTCGTTACGGCGCGTGCAGTAGCCAAGCTGGCTGTGCTGAATGAATTCTGCCTTCCTTTTGTTCGCAAAGGTGGAATGTTCGCTGCCATGAAGGGCGGAGACCCGCGTGATGAAATGAAGGAAGCGGAGTTCAGCTTCAATCAGCTGAAAGGACGGGTTAAGGCCGTTCATCCATTCCAGCTGCCGGTTGAAGAATCAGAGCGTCACATCATTCTGATTCAGAAATTTGATAAGACACCATATAAGTATCCGCGCAAACCAGGTACTCCAATGAAGACTCCGCTGATATAG